A genomic stretch from Lathyrus oleraceus cultivar Zhongwan6 chromosome 2, CAAS_Psat_ZW6_1.0, whole genome shotgun sequence includes:
- the LOC127121914 gene encoding glycine-rich protein DOT1, whose amino-acid sequence MMKTKPFIFVLFLYALIFLSVVAIESSKDEKQTNAFDMSKTKLALNKDVVSGGGHDGDKGKGHEDGEWGFWINDGGGWGAWLEHAGWKGWIKNEGVSGGGGGGGGGRGEKSRLQGQHGKENEVSSREGENIELEEQGGRENEENWRRGENRRIRGEYLENQGPVWRRETNKGFGGRNGGGRGQVGLWNIHKN is encoded by the exons ATGATGAAAACCAAACCTTTTATCTTTGTGTTGTTTCTTTATGCATTAATTTTTCTTTCTGTTGTGGCAATTGAGTCATCCAAAGATGAGAAACAAA CTAATGCTTTTGATATGTCAAAAACAAAACTTGCGTTAAATAAGGATGTGGTCTCGGGAGGTGGACACGATGGAGACAAAGGAAAAGGACATGAAGACGGAGAATGGGGATTTTGGATAAATGACGGAGGTGGTTGGGGAGCTTGGTTAGAACACGCGGGTTGGAAAGGttggataaaaaatgaaggagtctcaggaggaggaggaggaggaggaggaggaagaGGAGAAAAAAGTAGACTTCAAGGACAACATGGAAAAGAAAATGAAGTAAGTTCAAGAGAAGGAGAAAATATTGAACTTGAGGAACAAGGCGGAAGAGAAAATGAAGAAAACTGGAGAAGAGGAGAAAATAGAAGAATTAGAGGAGAATATTTAGAAAACCAAGGACCTGTTTGGAGAAGAGAAACAAACAAAGGATTTGGAGGTAGAAATGGTGGAGGTCGCGGACAAGTAGGGCTTTGGAACATTCATAAAAACTAA